The Chitinophaga sp. H8 region AATGGCGTTACACTGGGAGAGGGTGCAGCTACGGTAATATTAACCAACGATCCGGCACATGTATCCGGTAAGGAAAGGATAGTGTTGGGAAATGGAGCAGTAAGCAATGATGCGAATCATATATCAGGGCCATCACGTACAGGCGCTGAGCTAAGTACCGCTATGCAGCTGGCCATGAAAGGCAGCGGACTGACTCCATATGACATTGGTTTTGTATCAGCACATGGTACAGCCACTTTATATAATGATGAAATGGAGGCGAAAGCCTTGCATCTGGCAGCTTTGCAGGAAGTACCGGTAAACAGCCTCAAAGGCAATTACGGACACACGCTGGGAGCTGCCGGATTGATAGAAGCCATTATTGGTATGGCCTGTTTGCAGCAAAAAACAGTACTGCCTACCCTGGGATTTGAAACGCTGGGGGTAAGTATGCCGGTAAAGGTATCAGGTACTTTGCGGCAAAAGGAAATGCGTCATTTCCTGAAAACCGTATCGGGATTTGGCGGATGTAATGCTGCAATGGTGTTTAGCTTAAGTAACAATTGATCATTTGTAATCAGAAAATAATAATGGATTTTTTTAATAAAGAAACTAAAACGGCATTACAGGCGAAAGAAGCTGCGCTGGCACTGGCATTTGCACCTATTGCATTTCAGGCTACCCGTGCGCTGCGTGACATGGGCATTTTACAGGCAGTGAGCGACAGCAGGAGCAATGGTATTACGATTGAAGAAATACTGGAAAAAGTAACCCTCTCACGCTATGCCGTAAGGGTATTGCTGGAAGCTGGTTTGGGGATGGACCTGGTAATTGTAAACGACAAAAAGTATACGCTTACGAAAACCGGGTACTTCATTTTGCATGATCAGCTCACCCGTATCAACATGGACTTTACACAGGATATCTGTTATAAGGGCATGTATCATCTGCAGGAGAGCCTGCGGGAAGGAAAACCTGCCGGATTGAAGGAACTGGGTCCATGGGATACCATCTACCCAGGATTGCCTTTGTTATCGCCGGAAGTAGGTAAAAGCTGGTTTGACTTTGATCACTATTATTCTGATCTCGCTTTTCCACAGGCCCTGCCTATCGTATTTGAAAATAAACCCCGTAAGTTACTGGACATCGGTGGTAACACCGGTAAATGGACACTGGCCTGTACGGCTTATGATCCTGAAGTGCAGGTCACCCTTTTTGATTTACCGGGAGAGATCGCCCTGGCACAGCAAAAGATGGTAGAAGCGGGAGTGAGCGACCGAGTATCTTTTCACACTGCCAATATCCTGGATGAGAGCCTGCCTTTTCCGAAAGACTTTGATGCCATCTGGATGAGCCAGTTCCTGGATTGTTTTTCTGAAGCGGAAATTGTGTCTATTTTGAAACGTTGCCGGGAAGCATTGACCGCAAACGGGACTATTTATATATTGGAACCTTTCTGGAACCGGCAGGTGTTTAAGTCGGCCGCGTTCTGTCTGCAGCAAACGTCGCTGTACTTCACGGCTATGGCAAATGGCAACAGCCAGATGTACCATACAGACGACTTTTTTAAATGTATACAGGATGCCGGGTTGCAGATAGTAGCAGAAAATGATCAGATGGGATTGAGCTATACCCTCCTGAAATGTAAAAAAGCATAACCTCATACATAAATTGTAAATCCCCTGATTATGAAAACTGAACAAGTGGATGTGTTGGTAATTGGTGCGGGTCCAGCTGGTACCGTAGCGGCATCGATTATTCACCAGGCCGGTTTTAAAGTCAAAATTGTTGAAAAACAAAAATTTCCCCGTTTTGTAATAGGTGAAAGCCTGTTGCCCCGAAGTATGGAAGCCCTTAAAGAAGCTGGTTTCATTGAAGCTATTCAGGCAAAGGGATTTCAGCAAAAGTCAGGTGCCAAGTTTGTAAAACAGGGTGCCCTTTGTGACTTTACTTTTGCAGAGCAGTATACTCCCGGCTGGACCTGGACCTGGCAGGTACAGCGGGCCGATTTTGATAAAACACTGGCCGATGAGGTAGAACGTATGGGCGTTCCGGTAGCTTATGAAAGCACCGTTACTGCTATACGGTTTGATGGATCAGATTCTGTAACCACCGTAGAAGATGTGCATGGCAATCAGCAAGAAATAGCTGCCCGCTTTATTGTGGACGGAAGTGGTTATGGCAGGGTGATACCCCGGCTGTTTAACCTGGAGCGTAATTCTAACCTGCAGCCCCGCAAGGCGCTGTTTTCACATATGATAGATGTGCGCCGCTCTATGGCGGATGAGCCAAACCGTATTACGGCCGTAGTGCATCAGCCTGGCGTATGGATCTGGATCATTCCATTTTCTACCGGGATCACTTCCCTGGGTTTTGTAGGGGATCCGTCCTTTTTTGACCAGTATCCCGGCACGCCGGAGCAGCAGCTCAGGGCACTGATGGAAGCCGAACCTTATACCCGGGAGCGTTTCAGAGATGTGGAAATGGCATTTGAACCCAGGATATTGCAGTCCTGGTCGGCCACTACCGATAAATTTTATGGAGATGGCTTTGTGCTGACAGGCAATGTAACAGAATTTCTGGACCCGATTTTCTCTTCTGGTGTAACTTTGGCCTGCGTAAGCAGTCAAACTGCGGCCAAGCTGGTCATTCGCAAACTGAAAGGAGAAGCGGTAGACTGGGAAAAAGAATATATGGAACCAACCATGCAGGGCGTAAATACTTTCCGTTCCTATGTAATGGCCTGGTATGAGGGGACCCTGGATACCATTTTCTTTAAAAAGGACGCAGATCCTGTCATCAAGCAGCAGATCTGTTCAGTACTGGCAGGATATGTATGGGATATGAGCAATCCATTTGTGAAGAACCATGATACCGCTTTAAAGCGGCTGGCCAGAACGATTGAATTGACAGAAAAATTAAAGGAACAATAGGATTGAAGCAGGCGGCAGCATATATAACGGGCAGTTGTATTATCCGGGAGCATGGGGTTACCCTTAACGGGCAGCGGATATGGGAGGCAAATACGGATATGGAATTGCAGGAATTCCTGCGTAGCGGATACGACCGGTTTTCGGGTCAGTATCCCAAATTTCATAAAATGGATGCCCTCAGTAAGCTGGGATGGCTGGCAGCAGAAGTATTACTGCAGACAAGTGATATGACCAGTTACGCACCGGAAGAGGTGGGCCTGGTACTATCCAACAGGAGTGCCAGCCTGGATACTGACCTCCGTTATTATGATACGGTAAAGGAATTTGCCAGCCCGGCACTGTTTGTATATACGCTCCCCAATATCGTGATCGGAGAAATTTGTATCCGTCATGGATTTAAGGGGGAGCATACGTTTTTTGTGTCTGATAGCTTTAATGCAGCGTTTATGACCGCTTATGTGCAACAGTTGCTGGCTACCACACCGCTGCAGGCCTGTTTATGCGGATGGGTGGAAGTAATGGAGCAGGCCTATGAAGTGGTGATGTACCTGGTAGAAAAGCAGGAGCTGCCAGGAGCAAAGGAATTAAATGAGCAGCAGGTGACTGCATTATATAAATAAAAGGAACGTAATTATAACATGGAAAAATTGATGGCCGATCTGAAAGCACAGATCATAGAACAGCTGAATTTACAGGAAGTAAAACCAGCAGATATCGGGGATGATCAGGCCTTATTTAAAGAGGGGCTTGGACTGGATTCCATTGATGCCCTGGAATTGATTGTATTATTACAGCAGCATTATAATATAAAGCTGACCAATCCTGAACAGGGGCCGGAGATTTTCCGTTCTGTGCGCACGATGGCAACATTCATTACTGCGCATCAAAATAAGAAGGGATGAGTGAACAGGTATGGGTAGCCGGCGGCGGTGTTATTTGCGGAATTGGCCTGCAACTGG contains the following coding sequences:
- a CDS encoding methyltransferase; its protein translation is MDFFNKETKTALQAKEAALALAFAPIAFQATRALRDMGILQAVSDSRSNGITIEEILEKVTLSRYAVRVLLEAGLGMDLVIVNDKKYTLTKTGYFILHDQLTRINMDFTQDICYKGMYHLQESLREGKPAGLKELGPWDTIYPGLPLLSPEVGKSWFDFDHYYSDLAFPQALPIVFENKPRKLLDIGGNTGKWTLACTAYDPEVQVTLFDLPGEIALAQQKMVEAGVSDRVSFHTANILDESLPFPKDFDAIWMSQFLDCFSEAEIVSILKRCREALTANGTIYILEPFWNRQVFKSAAFCLQQTSLYFTAMANGNSQMYHTDDFFKCIQDAGLQIVAENDQMGLSYTLLKCKKA
- a CDS encoding NAD(P)/FAD-dependent oxidoreductase — translated: MKTEQVDVLVIGAGPAGTVAASIIHQAGFKVKIVEKQKFPRFVIGESLLPRSMEALKEAGFIEAIQAKGFQQKSGAKFVKQGALCDFTFAEQYTPGWTWTWQVQRADFDKTLADEVERMGVPVAYESTVTAIRFDGSDSVTTVEDVHGNQQEIAARFIVDGSGYGRVIPRLFNLERNSNLQPRKALFSHMIDVRRSMADEPNRITAVVHQPGVWIWIIPFSTGITSLGFVGDPSFFDQYPGTPEQQLRALMEAEPYTRERFRDVEMAFEPRILQSWSATTDKFYGDGFVLTGNVTEFLDPIFSSGVTLACVSSQTAAKLVIRKLKGEAVDWEKEYMEPTMQGVNTFRSYVMAWYEGTLDTIFFKKDADPVIKQQICSVLAGYVWDMSNPFVKNHDTALKRLARTIELTEKLKEQ
- a CDS encoding phosphopantetheine-binding protein; this encodes MEKLMADLKAQIIEQLNLQEVKPADIGDDQALFKEGLGLDSIDALELIVLLQQHYNIKLTNPEQGPEIFRSVRTMATFITAHQNKKG